The following proteins are co-located in the Microcystis wesenbergii NRERC-220 genome:
- a CDS encoding glycerol-3-phosphate acyltransferase, whose amino-acid sequence MTEIWGSLFIFLVCPIIGGLPLIDWINYLVTGRKLSQLGTGNIGVTAAFYHGGKLVGILAVISEAAKGIIVIFLTRFFFPTGSTWELLALIALVVGRYWLGKGAGTTNVFWGLIVHDFVAVFLTSIISGISFTIFREKSTGRLVGLFLLALILTLRRPHDSGYIITAIALACLLGAIFQKIADDLDLPEASVNNESKTMFRFFRGDRSIQTLDDNLTALKVGQKAATLAYLKRAGYPIPRGWILPPGDDPQPLIESLHPDINHPLVVRSSAIGEDSETASSAGQYTTILNVIDQENLAAAILSCQTSYNSPNAVNYRLDRGQENTAMAVLIQEQIRGVFSGVAFSRDPINPLSLDVVIEALPGDATRVVSGRITPESYRVNLEENIIIGAGDIPPAIIQQVANLCRQLETLDHGIPQDIEWTHDGQKLWLLQCRPITNLQPIWTRKIAAEVIPGVIRPLPWSINRPLTCGVWGDIFRLVLDKKALDLDFNETATLHYQRAYFNASLLGTIFRRMGLPPESLEFLTKGAKFTKPPLTATLANSPGLLKLLGRELQLEKDFSQDQKNYFIPTLEKINATSLEALSSGEILEQIEEILTVLKKATYYSILAPLSFALRRSISRVPFEKLDNSQAPEIASMRSLFELRKNTLDRDFDSAFSLWLETYGYLSEVGTDISIPRWRENPQELLQLPLDSPGNNSHKKVKSSHTVQKRLNIKNQGTEIYSRLLAHLRWHFLALETLWLQQQILSETGDIFYLNYSEVTQLGQNNKIANLNQIICQRRQQFQENSQLTDIPYIVYGQPPKREFLVSNLTAKKRLQGIAASGGTVEGRVKIMPTLQNLEIAPNTILVIPYTDSGWSPLLSRAVGIIAEVGGQLSHGAIIAREYGIPAVMDVHHAMKLLKDGQLIRLDGSQGIIEIL is encoded by the coding sequence ATGACAGAAATTTGGGGTTCCCTATTTATTTTTTTAGTCTGTCCCATAATCGGGGGATTGCCTCTGATCGATTGGATAAATTATCTAGTAACTGGACGTAAATTATCCCAATTAGGGACCGGTAATATCGGTGTAACTGCCGCCTTTTATCATGGGGGTAAATTGGTGGGAATTTTGGCGGTAATTTCGGAAGCAGCCAAGGGAATTATCGTTATTTTTCTAACCCGTTTCTTTTTTCCCACCGGCTCCACTTGGGAATTATTAGCTTTAATTGCCTTAGTCGTGGGGCGCTATTGGTTAGGAAAAGGTGCGGGAACTACTAATGTTTTCTGGGGATTAATCGTTCACGATTTTGTCGCTGTTTTTCTCACCTCAATCATTAGTGGGATTAGCTTTACTATTTTTCGAGAAAAATCTACGGGTAGATTGGTAGGATTATTTTTATTAGCTTTAATTCTCACCTTGCGCCGTCCCCACGATTCAGGTTATATTATAACTGCCATTGCTTTAGCCTGTCTATTAGGGGCAATTTTTCAAAAAATAGCCGACGATTTAGACTTACCCGAAGCAAGTGTTAACAATGAATCAAAAACTATGTTTCGTTTTTTTCGTGGAGATCGATCGATCCAAACTCTTGATGACAATCTGACGGCTTTAAAAGTGGGACAAAAAGCCGCCACTTTAGCCTATCTTAAGCGTGCCGGTTATCCCATTCCTAGGGGTTGGATTTTACCACCGGGGGATGATCCACAGCCGTTAATAGAATCTCTTCATCCTGATATTAATCATCCCTTAGTCGTGCGCTCTTCCGCTATTGGAGAAGATAGTGAAACCGCTTCATCTGCGGGACAATATACTACAATTCTTAACGTCATCGATCAAGAAAATTTAGCGGCGGCGATTTTAAGTTGCCAAACCTCCTATAATAGTCCTAATGCTGTTAATTATCGACTTGATCGAGGTCAAGAAAACACGGCCATGGCTGTGTTAATTCAAGAACAAATTCGAGGAGTTTTTTCGGGGGTTGCCTTCAGTCGTGATCCGATTAATCCTCTCAGTTTAGATGTGGTTATTGAAGCTTTACCCGGAGATGCCACCAGAGTTGTATCGGGAAGAATCACCCCCGAAAGTTATCGAGTCAATTTAGAAGAAAATATCATCATCGGAGCGGGAGATATTCCCCCTGCTATTATTCAACAGGTAGCTAATCTTTGTCGGCAATTAGAAACCCTTGATCATGGCATTCCCCAAGATATAGAATGGACTCATGACGGACAAAAATTATGGTTATTACAGTGCCGTCCTATCACCAATTTACAGCCAATTTGGACAAGAAAAATCGCGGCGGAAGTTATACCCGGGGTGATTCGTCCTTTGCCTTGGTCAATTAATCGCCCTTTAACCTGTGGAGTTTGGGGAGATATTTTCCGGTTAGTTTTAGACAAAAAAGCCCTCGATTTGGACTTCAATGAAACGGCGACTTTACACTATCAAAGAGCTTATTTTAATGCTTCTTTATTAGGAACAATTTTCCGTCGTATGGGATTACCTCCAGAAAGCTTAGAATTCCTGACCAAAGGGGCAAAGTTTACCAAACCACCTTTAACGGCAACCTTGGCTAATTCCCCCGGTTTATTAAAACTTTTAGGACGGGAATTACAGTTAGAAAAAGACTTTAGCCAAGATCAAAAAAACTATTTTATCCCGACGCTCGAAAAAATTAACGCTACTTCCCTAGAAGCTTTATCTTCAGGGGAGATTTTAGAGCAAATTGAGGAGATTTTAACCGTCTTAAAAAAAGCTACCTATTATAGTATTCTTGCCCCTCTTAGCTTCGCCTTGCGTCGCAGTATTTCCCGAGTACCTTTTGAGAAATTGGATAACTCCCAAGCACCAGAAATAGCCTCAATGCGATCGCTGTTTGAACTGAGAAAAAATACGCTCGATCGAGATTTTGACTCAGCTTTTTCCCTCTGGTTAGAAACCTACGGTTATTTAAGCGAAGTAGGAACCGATATTTCGATACCGAGATGGCGAGAAAATCCCCAAGAGCTGCTACAACTCCCCTTAGATAGTCCGGGTAATAATAGCCATAAAAAAGTTAAATCTTCCCATACTGTCCAAAAAAGGTTAAATATCAAAAACCAAGGGACTGAAATTTACTCCCGTCTTTTAGCTCACCTACGCTGGCATTTTCTTGCTTTAGAAACCCTCTGGTTACAGCAGCAAATATTATCGGAGACGGGAGATATATTTTATCTAAATTACTCAGAAGTTACCCAGTTGGGTCAGAATAATAAAATCGCCAATCTTAACCAGATTATCTGCCAGCGTCGCCAACAATTCCAAGAAAACTCTCAATTAACCGATATTCCCTACATCGTTTATGGACAACCACCGAAAAGAGAATTTTTAGTTTCAAATTTAACTGCCAAAAAACGCTTACAGGGAATTGCCGCTAGTGGGGGGACAGTGGAGGGACGAGTCAAAATTATGCCAACCCTACAAAATCTAGAAATTGCCCCTAATACTATTCTCGTTATTCCCTATACTGACTCGGGATGGTCCCCTTTATTATCCCGGGCTGTGGGCATTATTGCCGAGGTGGGGGGACAATTATCCCATGGTGCTATTATTGCCAGAGAATACGGAATTCCGGCGGTTATGGATGTGCATCATGCCATGAAATTGTTAAAAGATGGTCAATTAATTCGTCTCGATGGCAGTCAAGGAATTATTGAAATTCTCTAG